DNA sequence from the Lysinibacillus sp. OF-1 genome:
AATGTATTATCATTGACAAAACGTTCATCATCCCAAAGCTTTCTCATTAATTCGTCTCTTGAAACAATCTGATTAACCTGTTCCACTAAAATTCGTAAAATGAAGAGCTCGTTTTTCGTTAAGGAAGCAGTAGCCCCATTAAACACAATCTCACTCCTTGTATAATCAATAACGGCATTATTAAAACGAGTAACGTCCATTTTCTCCTCAACATAGTCATAGGTTCTTCGTAAAATCGCCTGTGTTTTCGCGAGTAGCACTTCCATATGGAATGGCTTTTGTATAAAATCATCTGCTCCCATTTGCATAGCCATCACCATATCCATTGGATGATCTCGAGACGAGAGAAAAAGGATGGGTACTTTGGATAAATGACGTATTTCTCGACACCAATGAAAGCCATCATAGGCAGGTAATTGAATATCAATCAGCACAAGATGTGGTTTCTCCTCTATAAAATTGTCCATCACCTTTTGGAAATTTTTAGGACCAACCACTTGTAATGACCAATGTGCAAAACGTTCTTGAATCATGTTAAAAATGGATGGATCATCTTCAATGAGCAAGATTTTCATGTCCATGTTCAATTCCCCTTTTCTTTATTTCTCCTAGATGACATGCTAGCTGTTATGTATACATACACTAATTAAAATCATTTGATTTCCCTTATTTTAACACAAAAAACCAATCTGTAAGCGTCCCTACAGATTGGTTTGATAATTAGCGAAAGCTAAAATTATTTTTGGATAGAAGCAACTACGCCAGCGCCTACAGTACGGCCACCCTCACGGATAGAGAATTTAGTACCTTCTTCAAGAGCGATTGGAGCGATAAGTTCAACTGTCATTTCGATGTTATCACCAGGCATTACCATTTCAACGCCTTCTGGTAAGTTACAGATACCTGTTACGTCAGTTGTACGGAAGTAGAACTGAGGACGGTAGTTAGAGAAGAATGGAGTATGACGGCCACCCTCTTCTTTTGATAAAACGTAAACTTCAGCTTTGAAGTTTGTGTGTGGAGTGATTGAACCTGGTTTAGCTAATACTTGACCACGTTGGATTTCTTCACGAGCAACACCACGTAGTAAAGCACCGATGTTGTCACCAGCTTCAGCATAGTCTAATAATTTACGGAACATTTCTACACCAGTTACAGTAGTAGATTTAGCTTCTTCAGCGATACCGATGATTTCAATTACGTCACCAACTTTAACTTGACCACGTTCAACACGGCCAGTTGCAACTGTACCACGACCAGTGATAGAGAATACGTCCTCTACTGGCATCATGAATGGTTTGTCAGTTTGACGTTCTGGAGTTGGGATGTAAGAATCTACAGCGTCCATTAATTCAACGATTTTTTCTTCCCATTCTGGTTCACCTTCAAGAGCTTTAAGAGCAGAACCTTTGATTACAGGAATATCGTCACCTGGGAAGTCATATTCAGATAGTAGATCACGGATTTCCATTTCTACTAATTCTAATAATTCTTCGTCATCAACCATATCACATTTGTTCATGAATACTACTAAGTATGGAACACCTACTTGACGAGATAAAAGGATGTGTTCACGAGTTTGTGGCATTGGGCCATCAGCAGCAGATACTACTAAGATACCGCCGTCCATTTGTGCAGCACCAGTGATCATGTTTTTAACATAGTCAGCGTGTCCTGGGCAGTCAACGTGTGCATAGTGACGAGTTTCTGTTTCATATTCTACGTGAGAAGTGTTGATTGTGATACCACGCTCTTTTTCTTCTGGAGCGTTATCGATGTCAGCGTATGATTTAGCTGTACCACCCATTTTTTTAGAAAGAACTGTAGCGATTGCAGCAGTTAAAGTAGTTTTACCATGGTCAACGTGTCCGATTGTACCAATGTTAGCATGCGTTTTAGAACGGTCAAATTTTTCTTTAGCCATTAGAGATTGCCTCCTCAAAATTATATGTTTTATTTTTGAAATTTATAGAATGAATGCCGATAGAGAACGGGCCCATCCCCTATCCTGCAATCATAGCTTACAAATTAGTTATACTTTATGCAAGATGAAAATTCAATTATTCACCTTTATTTTTTTTGATGATTTCAGCAGCAATTGATTTTGGTACTTCTTCATAATGATCGAATGTCATTGAGAATACACCACGACCTTGTGTTGCAGAACGAAGTGTTGTTGCATAACCAAACATTTCTGCTAAAGGAACCATCGCACGAACAACTTGTGAGTTACCACGAGCATCCATACCCTCAACGCGTCCGCGACGAGAAGTAATGTTACCCATGATATCGCCAAGGTATTCTTCTGGAATTACAACTTCTACTTTCATCATTGGTTCTAAGATAACAGCGTCACATTGTTTCGAAGCTTCTTTAAGAGCCATAGATGCAGCAATTTTGAACGCCATCTCATTCGAGTCAACGTCATGGTAAGAACCGAATACTAATTTCGCTTTAATGTCGATTAGAGGGTAACCAGCTACTACACCGCGGTCAAGAGAGTCACGAAGACCTGCTTCAACTGCAGGAATGTATTCACGAGGAATTACACCACCAACGATAGCGTTTTCGAATTCAAATCCTTTACCTTCTTCATTTGGAGAGAACTCAATCGTTACGTCTCCGTATTGTCCACGACCACCAGATTGGCGAGTGAATTTACCTTGAACTTTTGCAGAGCTACGGAATGTTTCACGGTAAGATACCATTGGAGCACCTACGTTAGCTTCTACTTTAAATTCACGGCGCATACGGTCAACTAAGATATCAAGGTGAAGTTCACCCATACCTGAGATGATTGTTTGTCCAGTTTCTGTGTCAGTATGAGCACGGAAAGTTGGATCCTCTTCTTGAAGTTTTTGTAAAGCTTGACCCATTTTATCTTGGTCAGCTTTTGATTTTGGTTCTACAGAAAGAGAAATTACTGGCTCAGGGAACTCCATTGATTCAAGAATAACTAGGTTCTTCTCGTCACAAAGAGTATCACCAGTAGTAGTGTCTTTAAGACCTACTGCTGCTGCGATGTCTCCAGCAAATACTTTTGAGATCTCTTCACGAGAGTTAGCGTGCATTTGTAGGATACGACCTACACGCTCACGTTTACCTTTAGAAGAGTTTTGCACGTATGAACCTGAATCTAATGTTCCAGAGTACACACGGAAGAAAGTTAATTTACCTACGAATGGGTCAGTCATAACTTTGAATGCAAGAGCTGAGAATGGCTCTGCATCAGAAGATTTACGTTCTAACTCTTCGTCACCATCTACTGAAGTACCTTTGATTGCTGGTACATCAACTGGAGATGGTAAGTAATCGATAACGGCATTTAACATTGGACGTACGCCTTTGTGTTTGAATGCTGTACCACAGATTACTGGGTAGAATTCTACTGCGATTGTAGCACGACGGATCGCCGCTTTAAGTTCCGCAACAGTAATTTCTTCGCCTTCTAAATATTTTTCCATGATTTCTTCATCAACACTTGCAACAGCGTCGATTAGTTTTTCACGGTATTCTTCAGCTTGTGCGCGGTATTCTTCAGGAATTTCTCCTTCAGTTACTGCTGTACCTTTTTCGTCGCCATAGAAAGTAGCTTTCATCTCAACTAGGTCGATGATTGCTGAGAATTGATCTTCAGCTCCGATAGGTAATTGGATAGGGTGAGCGTTTGCTTGTAAACGATCATGTAGAGTTCCTACAGAATATAAGAAATCTGCTCCTGTTTTATCCATTTTGTTAATGAATACAATACGTGGAACACCATAAGTTGTAGCTTGACGCCATACAGTTTCAGTTTGAGGCTCAACACCAGATTGAGCATCTAGTACTGTAACAGCACCGTCAAGTACACGTAATGAACGTTCTACTTCTACAGTGAAGTCTACGTGTCCAGGAGTATCGATGATGTTTACACGATGGCCTGCCCATTGGGCTGTTGTTGCAGCAGAAGTGATTGTAATACCACGCTCTTGCTCTTGCTCCATCCAGTCCATTTGAGAAGCGCCTTCATGAGTTTCACCGATTTTGTGAATCTTACCAGTGTAATAAAGGATACGCTCAGTTGTTGTTGTTTTACCAGCATCAATGTGAGCCATGATCCCAATATTACGAGTATTCTCAAGTGAGAATTCGCGTTTCATAGGAAATTTCTCCTTCCATATTGGGGTAAAGACTGTATAAGAGACCTTGTGTTAGCTAACTGGCTAACACATAGGTTAAATTACCAACGGTAGTGAGCGAATGCTTTGTTCGCTTCTGCCATTTTGTGCATGTCTTCACGTTTCTTAACTGATGCACCAGTGTTGTTAGAAGCATCAAGAATTTCGTTAGCTAAACGTTCTTCCATAGTTTTTTCACCACGAAGACGAGCATAGTTAACTAGGTAACGAAGACCTAAAGTTGTACGACGTTCTGGACGTACTTCAACCGGTACTTGGTAGTTTGAACCACCAACACGGCGAGCACGAACTTCAAGAACTGGCATTACGTTGTTTAGAGCGGCTTCGAATACTTCAATTGGATTTTCACCAGAACGTTCTTTAACAAGTTCGAACGCACCGTATAAAATCTTTTGAGAAGTACCTCTTTTACCATCAACCATCATTTTATTGATTAAACGAGTTACTAGTTTTGAACTATAAATTGGATCTGGTAACACGTCACGTTTGGAAACAGGACCTTTACGAGGCATGTGTTTTCCTCCTTTCGAATAGTTATCGATTATTTTATAAAGTTGGCCTTTTCGTATTTGTCGATCAAATATCAAATCTGCTAGCAAGATTCGATATTTGTGACAATTAGTATGAGGCTCAGTATTAAATAACGTTATTTAACGTT
Encoded proteins:
- the fusA gene encoding elongation factor G; the encoded protein is MKREFSLENTRNIGIMAHIDAGKTTTTERILYYTGKIHKIGETHEGASQMDWMEQEQERGITITSAATTAQWAGHRVNIIDTPGHVDFTVEVERSLRVLDGAVTVLDAQSGVEPQTETVWRQATTYGVPRIVFINKMDKTGADFLYSVGTLHDRLQANAHPIQLPIGAEDQFSAIIDLVEMKATFYGDEKGTAVTEGEIPEEYRAQAEEYREKLIDAVASVDEEIMEKYLEGEEITVAELKAAIRRATIAVEFYPVICGTAFKHKGVRPMLNAVIDYLPSPVDVPAIKGTSVDGDEELERKSSDAEPFSALAFKVMTDPFVGKLTFFRVYSGTLDSGSYVQNSSKGKRERVGRILQMHANSREEISKVFAGDIAAAVGLKDTTTGDTLCDEKNLVILESMEFPEPVISLSVEPKSKADQDKMGQALQKLQEEDPTFRAHTDTETGQTIISGMGELHLDILVDRMRREFKVEANVGAPMVSYRETFRSSAKVQGKFTRQSGGRGQYGDVTIEFSPNEEGKGFEFENAIVGGVIPREYIPAVEAGLRDSLDRGVVAGYPLIDIKAKLVFGSYHDVDSNEMAFKIAASMALKEASKQCDAVILEPMMKVEVVIPEEYLGDIMGNITSRRGRVEGMDARGNSQVVRAMVPLAEMFGYATTLRSATQGRGVFSMTFDHYEEVPKSIAAEIIKKNKGE
- the tuf gene encoding elongation factor Tu, with amino-acid sequence MAKEKFDRSKTHANIGTIGHVDHGKTTLTAAIATVLSKKMGGTAKSYADIDNAPEEKERGITINTSHVEYETETRHYAHVDCPGHADYVKNMITGAAQMDGGILVVSAADGPMPQTREHILLSRQVGVPYLVVFMNKCDMVDDEELLELVEMEIRDLLSEYDFPGDDIPVIKGSALKALEGEPEWEEKIVELMDAVDSYIPTPERQTDKPFMMPVEDVFSITGRGTVATGRVERGQVKVGDVIEIIGIAEEAKSTTVTGVEMFRKLLDYAEAGDNIGALLRGVAREEIQRGQVLAKPGSITPHTNFKAEVYVLSKEEGGRHTPFFSNYRPQFYFRTTDVTGICNLPEGVEMVMPGDNIEMTVELIAPIALEEGTKFSIREGGRTVGAGVVASIQK
- the rpsG gene encoding 30S ribosomal protein S7, coding for MPRKGPVSKRDVLPDPIYSSKLVTRLINKMMVDGKRGTSQKILYGAFELVKERSGENPIEVFEAALNNVMPVLEVRARRVGGSNYQVPVEVRPERRTTLGLRYLVNYARLRGEKTMEERLANEILDASNNTGASVKKREDMHKMAEANKAFAHYRW
- a CDS encoding response regulator transcription factor, which codes for MDMKILLIEDDPSIFNMIQERFAHWSLQVVGPKNFQKVMDNFIEEKPHLVLIDIQLPAYDGFHWCREIRHLSKVPILFLSSRDHPMDMVMAMQMGADDFIQKPFHMEVLLAKTQAILRRTYDYVEEKMDVTRFNNAVIDYTRSEIVFNGATASLTKNELFILRILVEQVNQIVSRDELMRKLWDDERFVNDNTLSVNVNRLRTKLEDIGLPEVILTKKGLGYMAVSQRT